In one Variovorax sp. V213 genomic region, the following are encoded:
- a CDS encoding type II toxin-antitoxin system RelE/ParE family toxin has protein sequence MTYAVTLTREALEDLLRLEDFLVESALQHGDFDLPSRALAAIRSEFRILETNPFTCRIADADRLERELVIPFGASGYVALFRIISEREVAVAAIRHQREDDYH, from the coding sequence GTGACTTATGCGGTCACCCTGACGCGTGAGGCCCTTGAAGATCTCTTGCGTCTTGAAGACTTTCTCGTCGAATCCGCTCTGCAGCACGGAGACTTCGATCTGCCGAGTCGCGCGCTAGCGGCTATCCGAAGCGAATTCCGAATCCTGGAAACCAATCCGTTCACTTGCCGGATTGCTGACGCGGACCGGCTCGAGCGCGAGTTGGTCATTCCTTTCGGGGCTTCGGGATATGTGGCCCTGTTTCGAATCATCAGCGAACGAGAGGTCGCGGTCGCTGCGATCCGTCACCAGCGCGAAGATGACTATCACTAG
- a CDS encoding YlcI/YnfO family protein, which produces MKTAQLPPVRVEPSVRDEIESVLRQGETLSQFVENAAVQAAQRRKSQQEFLARGRDSLKRAKQSGEYYSAKDAFDAMQGRLDARISELAQEKRGRTARS; this is translated from the coding sequence ATGAAAACCGCCCAGTTGCCCCCCGTACGCGTCGAGCCATCCGTGCGCGATGAAATCGAGAGCGTGCTGCGCCAAGGCGAAACTTTGTCGCAGTTCGTAGAAAACGCGGCCGTGCAGGCCGCGCAGCGACGCAAGTCCCAGCAAGAGTTCCTTGCGCGTGGGCGCGATTCATTGAAGCGTGCGAAGCAGAGCGGCGAGTACTACTCTGCCAAAGACGCATTCGACGCGATGCAAGGGCGTCTCGACGCGCGCATTTCAGAGTTGGCGCAAGAAAAACGCGGCAGAACCGCCCGTTCGTGA
- a CDS encoding aromatic ring-hydroxylating dioxygenase subunit alpha, with product MPATLADLVHRLDQARRTQTREEGEQSGTVPVSHYTDPSHWQQEQGALFGQWPIVAAHSSEIPTGSALPFDALGVPIVLTRAADGRVRAFLNVCRHRGMALIAGSGSEPAKAKACKALVCPYHAWTYELDGQLRHRLHAQTFDGIDPATLDLVELPCDEASGLVVVKRSPGAAFSAEAFLQGLGAHMDWMGLPRMTVFRKVDQVYQANWKLTVDAFLEGYHIRVLHRDTIYPFFADAYTVNLHAGPHQDSLVARRAAFEAFEPPQGRDALCKLATPTQLVFPNTFLIWHPDYVSLIGMFSPAPDQVRWVHTMLIPPDRTGDDWTAHWEKTFQLIEQTVFQKEDIATAVAIQRGLSSGANTHFHLGRLEHEVLRFHRNVDDALGGRLGHGGQDACLGGA from the coding sequence ATGCCGGCGACGCTGGCCGACCTGGTCCACCGTCTCGACCAGGCCCGGCGCACCCAAACGCGTGAGGAGGGGGAGCAGTCCGGAACCGTCCCTGTCAGCCACTACACGGACCCTTCGCATTGGCAGCAGGAGCAGGGGGCGCTGTTCGGCCAGTGGCCCATCGTTGCGGCCCACAGCTCGGAGATTCCGACCGGATCGGCCCTGCCCTTCGACGCGCTCGGCGTCCCCATCGTCCTGACCCGGGCGGCCGACGGCCGCGTCCGCGCTTTCCTCAACGTCTGCCGGCACCGCGGCATGGCGTTGATCGCCGGTTCCGGCTCCGAGCCCGCCAAAGCCAAGGCCTGCAAAGCCCTGGTCTGTCCCTACCATGCCTGGACCTACGAACTCGATGGGCAGCTGCGCCATCGCCTACATGCACAGACCTTCGACGGCATTGACCCCGCCACGCTGGACCTGGTCGAACTGCCCTGCGACGAGGCCAGCGGGCTGGTCGTCGTCAAGCGGAGCCCCGGCGCGGCGTTTTCGGCCGAGGCCTTCCTGCAAGGGCTGGGCGCGCATATGGACTGGATGGGCCTGCCCCGGATGACCGTGTTCCGCAAGGTCGACCAGGTGTACCAGGCCAACTGGAAGCTGACGGTCGACGCCTTCCTGGAGGGCTATCACATCCGCGTGCTGCACCGCGACACGATCTATCCCTTCTTTGCCGACGCGTACACGGTCAACCTGCATGCCGGGCCGCACCAGGACTCGCTGGTGGCGCGGCGCGCGGCCTTCGAGGCCTTCGAGCCGCCACAGGGCCGCGACGCACTGTGCAAGCTCGCCACGCCGACGCAGCTCGTGTTCCCGAACACCTTTCTCATCTGGCACCCCGACTACGTGAGCCTGATCGGCATGTTTTCGCCGGCGCCGGATCAGGTCCGCTGGGTGCACACGATGCTGATTCCGCCGGATCGCACCGGCGACGATTGGACCGCCCATTGGGAAAAGACCTTCCAGCTCATCGAGCAGACCGTCTTCCAGAAAGAGGACATCGCCACCGCGGTGGCGATCCAGCGGGGTCTTTCCAGCGGCGCCAACACGCACTTCCATCTCGGCCGGCTGGAGCACGAGGTGCTGCGTTTTCATCGCAACGTCGACGATGCGCTCGGCGGAAGGCTGGGCCACGGTGGCCAGGACGCGTGCCTTGGCGGCGCATAG